Proteins encoded within one genomic window of Anas platyrhynchos isolate ZD024472 breed Pekin duck chromosome 28, IASCAAS_PekinDuck_T2T, whole genome shotgun sequence:
- the RUNDC3A gene encoding RUN domain-containing protein 3A isoform X1, with protein MAASCVQAAMALGLSSKKASSRNIAVERKNLITVCRFSVKTLLEKYTAEPIDDSSEEFVNFAAILEQILSHRFKGPVSWFSSDGQRGFWDYIRLACSKVPNNCVSSIENMENISTSRAKGRAWIRVALMEKRMSEYISTALRDTRTTRRFYDDGAIMLREESTVLTGMLIGLGAIDFSFCLKGEVMDGKTPVVIDYTPYLKFTQSYDYLSEEEERGSVESSTSEDSSPDHPYLPLVTDEDSWYNKWRKMEQKFRIVYAQKGYLEELVRLRESQLKDLEAENKRLKLRLEEVMVQNQLEKRELEGVILELQEQLTGLIPCENTQLAQLPKDMGTPLVNQWPSLGTLNGNESGSDGKLYRRHSFVSTDQLSAENSLSSDSQRLGEGKREGEPWGPLGKDPTPSMLGLCGSLASLPSCKSLASLKSNECLVSDSNEASPSRSPS; from the exons ATGGCAGCGAGCTGCGTCCAGGCTGCCATGGCTCTGGGGCTCTCCTCCAAGAAGGCGTCCTCCAGAAACATCGCCGTGGAGAGGAAAAACCTCATCACCGTCTGCAg GTTCTCGGTGAAGACCCTGCTGGAGAAGTACACGGCGGAGCCCATCGACGACTCCTCCGAGGAGTTCGTCAACTTCGCCGCCATCCTCGAGCAGATCCTCAGCCACCGCTTCAAAG gccccgtCAGCTGGTTCAGCTCAGATGGGCAGCGCGGCTTTTGGGACTACATCCGGCTGGCCTGCAGCAAGGTCCCCAACAACTGCGTCAGCAGCATCGAGAACATGGAGAACATCAGCACCTCCAGGGCCAAG GGCCGGGCGTGGATCCGCGTGGCACTGATGGAGAAGCGCATGTCCGAGTACATCTCCACCGCCCTGCGCGACACACGGACCACCAG GCGCTTTTACGACGACGGGGCCATCATGCTGCGGGAGGAGTCCACGGTGCTCACCGGGATGCTCATTGGGCTCGGCGCCATCGACTTCAG CTTCTGCCTGAAGGGCGAAGTGATGGACGGCAAGACGCCGGTGGTCATCGACTACACGCCCTACCTGAAGTTCACGCAGAG ctacGACTACCTGAGCGAGGAAGAGGAGCGGGGCAGCGTGGAGAGCAGCACGAGCGAGGACAGCTCCCCCGACCACCCCTACCTGCCGCTGGTCACCGACGAGGACAGCTGGTACAACAAGTGGCGCAAGATGGAGCAGAAATTCCGCATCGTTTACGCCCAAAAG GGGTACCTGGAGGAGCTGGTGCGGCTGCGGGAGTCGCAGCTGAAGGACCTGGAGGCGGAGAACAAGCGGCTGAAGCTGCGGCTGGAGGAGGTGATGGTGCAGAACCAGCTGGAGAAGAGGGAGCTGGAGGGCGTCAtcctggagctgcaggagcagct GACGGGGCTGATCCCCTGCGAGAACACGCAGCTGGCGCAGCTCCCCAAGGACATGGGGACCCCCCTGGTCAACCAGTGGCCCTCGCTGGGGACGCTCAACGGCAACGAGAGCGGCTCGGACGGCAAGCTCTACAGGAG GCACAGCTTCGTGAGCACCGACCAGCTCTCGGCCGAGAACAGCCTCAGCTCCGACTCCCAGCGCCTGGGCGAGGGCAAGCGCGAAGGCGAGCCCTGGGGGCCCTTGG GGAAGGACCCCACGCCCTCCATGCTGGGGCTCTGCGGCTCCCTGgcctccctgcccagctgcaAGTCCCTGGCCAGCCTCAAATCCAACGAGTGCCTGGTGAGCGACAGCAACGAAGCCAGCCCGAGCCGCAGCCCCAGCTGA
- the RUNDC3A gene encoding RUN domain-containing protein 3A isoform X2: MAASCVQAAMALGLSSKKASSRNIAVERKNLITVCRFSVKTLLEKYTAEPIDDSSEEFVNFAAILEQILSHRFKGPVSWFSSDGQRGFWDYIRLACSKVPNNCVSSIENMENISTSRAKGRAWIRVALMEKRMSEYISTALRDTRTTRRFYDDGAIMLREESTVLTGMLIGLGAIDFSFCLKGEVMDGKTPVVIDYTPYLKFTQSYDYLSEEEERGSVESSTSEDSSPDHPYLPLVTDEDSWYNKWRKMEQKFRIVYAQKGYLEELVRLRESQLKDLEAENKRLKLRLEEVMVQNQLEKRELEGVILELQEQLTGLIPCENTQLAQLPKDMGTPLVNQWPSLGTLNGNESGSDGKLYRREGPHALHAGALRLPGLPAQLQVPGQPQIQRVPGERQQRSQPEPQPQLRPPAPSPSAAAAAAED; this comes from the exons ATGGCAGCGAGCTGCGTCCAGGCTGCCATGGCTCTGGGGCTCTCCTCCAAGAAGGCGTCCTCCAGAAACATCGCCGTGGAGAGGAAAAACCTCATCACCGTCTGCAg GTTCTCGGTGAAGACCCTGCTGGAGAAGTACACGGCGGAGCCCATCGACGACTCCTCCGAGGAGTTCGTCAACTTCGCCGCCATCCTCGAGCAGATCCTCAGCCACCGCTTCAAAG gccccgtCAGCTGGTTCAGCTCAGATGGGCAGCGCGGCTTTTGGGACTACATCCGGCTGGCCTGCAGCAAGGTCCCCAACAACTGCGTCAGCAGCATCGAGAACATGGAGAACATCAGCACCTCCAGGGCCAAG GGCCGGGCGTGGATCCGCGTGGCACTGATGGAGAAGCGCATGTCCGAGTACATCTCCACCGCCCTGCGCGACACACGGACCACCAG GCGCTTTTACGACGACGGGGCCATCATGCTGCGGGAGGAGTCCACGGTGCTCACCGGGATGCTCATTGGGCTCGGCGCCATCGACTTCAG CTTCTGCCTGAAGGGCGAAGTGATGGACGGCAAGACGCCGGTGGTCATCGACTACACGCCCTACCTGAAGTTCACGCAGAG ctacGACTACCTGAGCGAGGAAGAGGAGCGGGGCAGCGTGGAGAGCAGCACGAGCGAGGACAGCTCCCCCGACCACCCCTACCTGCCGCTGGTCACCGACGAGGACAGCTGGTACAACAAGTGGCGCAAGATGGAGCAGAAATTCCGCATCGTTTACGCCCAAAAG GGGTACCTGGAGGAGCTGGTGCGGCTGCGGGAGTCGCAGCTGAAGGACCTGGAGGCGGAGAACAAGCGGCTGAAGCTGCGGCTGGAGGAGGTGATGGTGCAGAACCAGCTGGAGAAGAGGGAGCTGGAGGGCGTCAtcctggagctgcaggagcagct GACGGGGCTGATCCCCTGCGAGAACACGCAGCTGGCGCAGCTCCCCAAGGACATGGGGACCCCCCTGGTCAACCAGTGGCCCTCGCTGGGGACGCTCAACGGCAACGAGAGCGGCTCGGACGGCAAGCTCTACAGGAG GGAAGGACCCCACGCCCTCCATGCTGGGGCTCTGCGGCTCCCTGgcctccctgcccagctgcaAGTCCCTGGCCAGCCTCAAATCCAACGAGTGCCTGGTGAGCGACAGCAACGAAGCCAGCCCGAGCCGCAGCCCCAGCTGAGACCCCCGGCCCCCTcgcccagcgccgccgccgccgccgccgaggaCTGA
- the SLC25A39 gene encoding mitochondrial glutathione transporter SLC25A39: protein MAEKTSPGPGGGITPLQQMLASGTGAILTSLFVTPLDVVKIRLQAQRTPFSKGKCFLYCNGLMDHLYVCQNGPGCTAWYKAPPPARFTGTLDAFVKITRYEGIRSLWSGLPPTLVMAVPATVIYFTAYDQLRDYLHARTGSRGHHIPLLAGALARLGAVTVISPLELIRTKMQSRQLSYRELRVCIQSAVAQDGWLSLWRGWGPTVLRDVPFSALYWFNYELVREWLCAQARLDEATFMISFASGAISGTVAAVLTLPFDVVKTQRQIELGGSEMHPVAASKPSSTWLLMRRIRAESGTRGLFAGFLPRVIKVAPACAIMISTYEFGKTFFQKLNQERRLRGL from the exons ATGGCCGAGAAGACATCAccgggccccggggggggcatcACGCCCCTGCAGCAGATGCTGGCCTCCGGCACGGGCGCCATCCTCACCTCGCTCTTTG TGACGCCGCTGGATGTGGTGAAGATCCGGCTGCAGGCACAGAGGACCCCCTTCTCCAAAG GGAAATGCTTCCTCTACTGCAACGGGCTCATGGACCACCTCTACGTCTGCCAGAACGGCCCTGGCTGCACCGCCTGGTACAAGGCTCCCCCCCCCGCACGCTTCACCGGCACCCTG GACGCCTTCGTGAAGATCACGCGCTACGAGGGCATCAGGTCCCTGTGGAGCGGCCTCCCCCCGACGCT GGTGATGGCAGTGCCGGCCACCGTCATTTACTTCACCGCCTACGACCAGCTCCGGGACTACCTGCACGCTCGCACCGGGAGCCGCGGCCACCACATCCCCTTGCTGGCGGGGGCCCTCGCCCGCT TGGGTGCTGTGACGGTGATCAGCCCCCTGGAGCTGATCCGCACCAAGATGCAGTCGCGGCAGCTGAGCTACCGGGAGCTGCGCGTCTGCATCCAGTCGGCGGTGGCTCAGGACGGCTGGCTGTCCCtctggaggggctggggacccACCGTGCTGCGGGACGTCCCCTTCTCCG ctctctACTGGTTCAACTACGAGCTGGTGCGCGAGTGGCTGTGCGCCCAAGCCCGGCTGGATGAGGCCACCTTCATGATCAGCTTCGCCTCCGGGGCCATCTCCGGCACG GTGGCCGCGGTGCTGACGCTGCCCTTCGACGTGGTGAAGACCCAGCGGCAGATCGAGCTGGGAGGCAGCGAGATGCACCCGG TCGCAGCCTCCAAGCCCTCGTCCACCTGGCTGCTCATGCGCCGCATCCGCGCCGAGTCGGGCACCCGGGGGCTGTTTGCAG GGTTCCTGCCCCGTGTCATTAAGGTGGCCCCCGCCTGTGCCATCATGATCAGCACCTACGAGTTCGGCAAAACCTTCTTCCAGAAGCTGAACCAGGAGCGGCGGCTGCGGGGATTGtaa